The sequence GGAGGACTGGTGGGGCCAGAAACAGGGGACTGACCAGTTTTCTAAGTCTTCAGCAGTCTCTGGCAAGGGCTGATTGAGCGTCTCAGGCAGGAAGAGGGCTGCACTGCCTCCCAGGAGGGCGATGGTCCCAAAGATGAGATTAGGGATGAAGGGCTTCAGTTCCCCGGTGATTTTCACCAGGGGGGCCGTCATGCTTCCCACGCGCGTCCACAGGTTATTTATGCCCATACCTGTTTGCCTAGGAGGGTTCAGAGCAGAGATTGGCAGCCTGTGTGTGGGTTTCCCAAAGAACAGCTCTGGGACTCCTGGACAGGGGCCACAATCCCACCTGCCCCTGTATCCTTCGGCTGGGCCGCTTGCAGGCCCAGCACCTACCGGATGACTGTGGGGTATAGCTCGCTCGTGTAGAGGAAGAGGCAGCTGAAGGAGCTGGACAAGCATCCCTTCCCAAACACAGCCAGTACTGTCCTCAGGGTCAGCAAGTCTGCAGAGGAAAGGAAACGCAGTGGACCTTGGGGCTCAGGAGCCCCTGAGTGTTCTCACTCCTCAGAGACCTTGTCTCCCTTTTTGCTTTGGCTGCCGGACAGCTCAGATCCAAACTTAAAGCTGAGTAACAGCCCCTCTGCTATTCCCAGTGCTTCGCAGGCTTGTGTCCTGCTGCATTTGGGTTTTTCCCTGGCTCTGATTCCCTATTCTCATATTTTGTTGTATCTGTTTTTGTCCTAAAACATCTCCAGTTCCTTTGGAAGGATATAGGTGTAGCAACACACAAACATCTATATAAAGTAAAAGTGGTTTTTCCAAGGTCATGGTGGAGTAGGTTGTGGGGTGTTCCTTGAGCACTGGGCTCTGATGTTTCCCCATCCAAGCTTGTCTTCTGCAGCGATGTCACCCAGGCCACACCCAAATCCCGAGCAATTCCTCTCACTGTGTAGACACCGCCATACTTTGCCCTGAGTCAGATCTGAAAAGGATCTTTGATATCATCTAGCCCACCTGTGTTATTTCCTAGACGAGAAACCTGAGCCCCAGAGAGTACAGGGAGCTGCTCAAGGTAACACAGTGAATTAGAGGCAGACTCAGCAGATCTGGAGTCCCTGGAACCCCACTTCCAAGCCTGTGAGGCCCACAGACACATTGGTCTCACGGGTCAGCCTCTTTCGGAGGGTTCTGGGGGTCGCCCCAGCTTCTCACCCGAAGGCACAAAGATGAGAGACAGGATGCATCCTCCTGCCAGGAGTAGCGCAATGGCCTCCGTGGTGTGCCGGCCCAGATAGCTTATGGAGACCATAGTGATGAACTTGGCTGGGACGTCAACCCCACCAAAGATGAGCTGGAGAACATAGAGGTTGACGCCAAATTCCTCCACACCCATAGCCAAACTGTAGTAGGCAAAACCGGTGGAAAAcctgagggtcagagagagaaTGATTAGGACCCACAGCCAGGCGGGGGCCTCTCCCCATACTGCTCATTGGGTCACCAGGATGATGAATAGTTTCATTTCTTGTCCCAACTGCAACAGATTGACAGGGGCTGCTTCAGTGCTGTTTTGAGGCCTCTGAGATTGTGTCTGGGCTCAGTGAGAGAGTGCTGGGATTGATTGGTTATGTCTGACATGGACATGGTCTAGGGTATGGTGACAAAGTGCCATATAATTGACTCCAGAGAATATCGGTCCTGGAGGGACTCGGAGGCAGTAAACAATCTCTCTTTGTTGGGTAATGGTTTAACATTCAGATGGGGGAGGTGAAAGTCCCCCGGGCTGCACACATGGGTCAgatgtctcccctccccctctcagaATTGTGGGATCCCTTTTGGAGAGTTCCTGGATATACTGAATCCTTTTCACGTGGGGATGGCCAGGATGAGAAGGGCGTCAGAACCAGGTCACGGAAAGGGCTTTGAAGGAGATGTGGGTTGTCGGGCAAAAGAGAAGACTTAGAAGAGTTACAATTTCTGTCGTTAAATCTTGAAGCCCCGAGGGCCAGGCTTGTTCTGTAGGGTCCCAGAGGGCAGAGCTGGACCAGTggggggcagggacagagaggcaCAGCTCACGTGGTAGGGATGTGAGCTGGTGAAGGTGTTTGGAGCATTTGCCCTGTGGGTGAGGTGGGTGTGACCCCAGAAGGAAGCAGGCCTTTATGGCTGGACCTGGGTGTGGGGCAGggatgccagagatttctggggTTGGGGCTGGACTGGGGAAGCCCTGAGGAGGGGATCCCTTGACTCTTCTTGCAGGTATTTTAGGCCTTGCCCTTAGGCGAGCCTGCCAGAAGCCTTGTTCATGACCCCTGCTTGGCAGGGGTGCTAGGgtgtgggcagggaggggtggtgggttACCAGGCCAGGGAAAGACAGACGGTCACACGGCGCAGGATGGGTGTCCGGAACAGGTCAGCTATGCTGTGCTTGGCCTTGGCCAAGGTGATCTCCTTCTGCAGGTTGAGTTTGATCTCcttggggcagaggaaggggaggggtccATTAGCGACCAGCTggtgggcagaggaagaagagagggaggtgCAGGGCTGATGCCTTTAGAAAAGCTTGCTTAGGGCATCAGGTGTAGGCTTGTGAGCaggggaaacagaggcaagaggAGGGGACAGTCCAAGAGCAGagcccgggttcgtgccccagcctaCAATCCCTCTGGGTCTCTACCTCCAGGCTgagtttttctccttcctccttcttgccATTGAAGGCCGCCACCTGCCGGAATGTCTTCAGGGCCTTGGAGGACCTTCCAGACAGGATCATCCAACGTATGGACTCTGGCAGCCACCTGGGGGCCAGAATCAAGTCACAGTggctcccatccccccacctcccaacacCAGAAGTTCTTCTGAGAGGCTGGAAAAAGATCAAGAGCCAGGGCCAAAGGCTAGGAGGACCAGAAACCCGAGCTGCCTTATTGCAGGTTTCATGGAATTTAAACTTGGTCAAGCTCTGCACCTGGGCTGCCTTCAGCCGGCACAAATTCCAGAtatctcttcttccctttccagaAGAGCCTTTCCCCTGCCCCTGACCCCGGGCAGCTTGTTATTCTTGGGTGTTGTTCTTAGCTGGGAGCCTCGGGCCCTAGGCCAAggcaggtggggcctggggaAGGGATGGCATGCTCGAGGCTGGACAGCTCGAGGGTCCTGCACGTCCACGTCCCCAGCCGTCCTTGGGCCGAATTCCAGGTCCTGGGTGAAGGGGGGTCAGGGGGGTCAGCTGAGGAAGGGGGCTAAGCTTAGGGCTGTGGTCTAGGGAGTGGGTCTGAGGACCCTTTGATTCTCCCTGCAAAAGGCCAACTCTGCTGGGTCGGGGGACGGTTTGCAAGCGCAATATGGGGCTTGGGTTGGCAAGTGTGTGGccaacctccctctcccccacccttgGGCTGTGCTTTGGGGGTTGTTTCACCCCTGAGCAAACCCTGAGGGTCACAAAGTGAAGGGAGATGGAGGAGGCAGAGGcgtggggagaaaggagggatgCTTGGAAAAGTCTGGTCCCAGGTGGGGTCCGTTCCGGCTGTGGACCCCACAGGCCCCCAGGACCTGGCTCCAGTGAGACCCTCAGGGGAGTGGACACGGGTCACCTGGCCTCAGACCTTTGGTCCTGCTGGTAGTGGCAGCCCATTGCTACCTGCCCTTCTGGCCCTGTGGTCTTATTTCTGCCCGGACAGTCTTCTCAGCCTGAGCCTACCAAGATGATGGGTGACTTCCTCCCAAATCCCATAGCCAGGGCCTGGATTCCATCCTCCTCTCCCTGAGAATAATGACAACAGTGGCTTCCAATTAGTGAGCCTTCCTGTGGACCAGGCACATGTAAATCTGAGAGACAGGCATCAGTATCTCCATTTTGCCTAGAAAAATCATGAGGCTCAGAGTGGGTGAGGCTTGTCCCAAGTCACACAATGAAGGGGACTGCTGACCATCTGCCCTTATTTTGCCTCCCAACTCTCGGCTCCCATCCTAGGCTGTGGACATACCCAACTCCACTCTGGACTCTCTGACCATCTCTCTCACTGCAAGATTGCCTGTCCCCTTGGGAGcttattctcattttcaaatgGAGGCCCCATTCCAGTCCTGTGTCTTTTTGTGTAACCTTGGAGGATTGCTTCACCTCTctcatcctcagtttcctcatctgtaaaatgggaacaataatgtCCCCTTCACACAGAGATGCCGTAAGTGTTGGTATGATGTGGGTTGATGCCCAGAACAGGGCCTTGCACATGGTAAGTGCTGGATAAAGGATCCTCCAGGACTTCATTTCTGCTCCTGAGCTTGTTCATTATTTCCCGTTCTTTGGGCCCAGCTATCAACTACCACCTACAGATTGGTTTCCTGTGTTCTACATGTCCTCCCTCGGGGTCTCTGCCCCAGACCCCTTGATCCTCCCAGGTTCTCAGGTTGgagctttcctttcctttatgcCTCAGATGCAGAAGTCCCCACACTCTGAGGATTTCTCCTTCAAAACGCCCCTCAGACTCATCCCCCAGGCTCCTCCTTCCCACACGGTCACTTCCCTTTGTCTCTCGTCCCCACCCACTTGGGTTTGTCCTTCTGTGTGATTATGTCACGAACGGAAGTTTGGTCAGGCCTCTCAGCACGCCGGGCACCTTCAGAGGCGTTCTCTGTCCCTCCACGTGAAACCGAGGCCTCTCTGGCTTTCTGTGCTCTTCACAGCCTGACCCTAACCCCCTCACCGCCCACACCCCCAGCCGAGCGCTCCCTCCCGCCTCGGTGTGTGGTTCCTCctccctggaatgcccttcctgaCTCTGGGATGGGGTGTCTCGGGACAGACAGAGTCAGCCAGCCTGGTCAGGCATGGGCTCCTCCTGTTTGATCCCAGTGGCTCTAAGGAGGGGGCTGAAGAAAAGAGGGTCACATACCAGGACAACAGAGAGAAGGCGAAGAAGGGAATGGACACGGTTAACTGGAGCCAGCGCCACTGGGGGATGGCGTAGGCCAGGCCAGGCAGAATGAACTGGCCACTGGTGTAGAAGTAACCGAGTGAAATCGACTTGATGGCCCGCATCCGGGTGGACACCCACTCGACACCTGCAGGAGGAACCCAAGGACCAGATTAAGACCCTACTGGGCGGTGGGCACCTCCTGAGAAGGGGCACCAGCTCCTGCCCCTCTGCTGGCTACTTGATCTGACCCCGATCCTAAAGTTTCATcgcccccattttagagatgcgGTGACTGAGGCTCAAGAAGGTAGGACTCAAACGTAGGTTTGACTGACTCCCCAGCCTGCAGTCTTGACTGCCTCTCCAGTGGCAGGTGACTTCCCTTGTTTTACCTACTTGTGTGTGTGGGGGCTGAACGAGATCATGTACCTGGCAGATGCCAGGCCCGGGGTAGGTCCTCAGTATTGAAGCTGCTGCTATTATGCTCGTTGTAATGTTCAGAGGGGGCCTCTGGGGTCCTGAGAGCGGCAGCGCCTTGCCTGACCGAGGTCGCCCGGTGCCTGCGGCGGAGCCACACTCTTGGCTTCGGGCTGGTGCTCCCCAAGCTCCTGgtccccgcgccccgccccgccccccggagCTCACTCAAGATCGTGGTGCTCAGGGTGATGCCTGAGATGCCGCAGCCACACAGGAAGCGGAAGACTGTGtagatggggagggtggggctgaaagcTGCTCCTGAGCCGCTGGCTGCCAGCAGCAGGTAGCTGCAGGTCAGGATGGGCTTGCGGCCAAACCTGCAGCtcgaagaagaagaagaagaagaagaagaagaagagggtcGTTAGCTGCTGTGAGCCAGCTAAGGACAGTGACTCCGCAGGCCTCGGGGGAAAAGGGCTGGACCCTCCACCTCCCAAAGGGCCAGGCGGGGCGTGTAACTCCCTCCCCAGACAGAGCCTTGCTGGTAATTGCTTTTTTTGGTTGACAAGTTTGCAGTTAGACGTTTGAGTTAATGAGTGatctcctccacccccagcttaGCTACCTGAGCAGGGGTCAAAGGACCACTCCTCTCCAAGCCGTTCATCCACCCACCTCCACGGCCATGCAGCCACTACTGTGTCTGAAAACCCTGAGGCCATTGCCCCAGGTCTGGGGAGGCTGGAAGACTCAAGCTGTAGGggtttgggggcagggagaaggctgTGGCCCCAAAAGGGGCTGGCTACACAGCAAGGACCATCTCTCCCCGCTACCCCAGCTCTTTGCCTCTTTGGGGGTGCGTGGGTGGAATGGAGAGGGGCAGGGGGTCTCCGTGGGTAGTGCCTCCCCTGGCGAGGCCCCCGCGTCTCACCTGTCGGACAGGTCTCCCAGCACGAGCCCCCCAATCAGTATGCCCGCCATGAAGATAGATTGGGCcatctccttcagtttgttggaGTTGCACACCAGGTCCCACTGcgcaggagagagggagagccaCCCGGCCACCCGGCCACCGGCTCAGTCCAGCCCAGCCTCTTCAGCCGCGCTCAGCCTGTGCCCCCATGTGTGCCCCCTCTCCCAGCACCCGCGCTTGGCTTCCCTGAGCCTGGCCCCTGCTCCTGGTGCCGTTTCCCCCTTCAGGCTGGCCTGGGGCTCCTTGGGTCCCTGCCTTGTGGTTCTGTAATGACAACATCCCTTCAGCACATGTGGCCTGCCATATGGCTTCCGAAGTCTGCTCAGCTGTCACAGCCAGGTCTGTCTTCAAGCTCCTCCAGGCTCACCTGCGTCCTGTGGTTACCTGTGGGTCTGCTCCCCAGCTTCACTTGTGCAAGGCTGGCCCCTCTGCTTGCACCTTCTCTCCTCCGGGGGACATTCCTGCTGccacctccctccatcccacACCTTCAGTCTCTCTCCTGACTCCTCCCCATCATCATTTGCTTGTGTTCCAGTTTCTCCCTTTAAAGCCTCTTTCCCTTCCACAttggcttcctttctctcttcccttccaagCCAGATCTCTTGAACAGGGAACCATCCTGGCTGTCACCCCGTCCTCGTGTCCCACTCATTTCCCGAGTCTGCCCCCACCACTCCACTGACACTCTGCTCCCCGAACCCAATGGAACCTTCTGTTTCCCGACCTGACTTCCCTTCAGCAGCCCGTGACCCCGCtgacctctccctcctctggtCTTCCTCCTTTCCGTCCCTCTGTgggcttctttctttctatccctTAAAAGTTCCCCAGGCCTCTTCTTGGATCTTCCTCTTTTTATTCACTTTCCCCAGGAAACGCCACCTGCTCCTATGGCTTCAATGACTATTTTATGGTGAAGACTCCAAATCCCTCTCTTTAGCCCAACCTTTCTTCTGGCCTTGAGACCCATCGATTCAGCAGCCTACTTGAAATCTCCACCTGGAGGGTGTCTTTTGGGCACCTCAGAGTCAGCGAGACTTGCCACCCCTTCCCTGCAAGGTCTGAATCACAGTGACTggcagccctttttttttttttttttttttttttttgtggtatgcgggcctccctccgNNNNNNNNNNNNNNNNNNNcggcctctcccgttgcggagcacaggctccggacgcgcaggctcagcggccatggctcacgggcccagccgctccgcggcatgtgggatcctcccggaccggggcgcgaacccggttcccctgcatcggcaggcggacgcgcaaccactgcgccaccagggaagccctggcagccCTTTTTTGACTCCTTCCTCTTCCATGTTACAATCACTTCATCCTCCAGtttctaactttttaatatttctttcttttttttctggccgccactagtggcatgtgggatcttacttccccaaccagggatagaacccatgcccctgcagtggaagcatggagtcttaaccactggaccactagggaagtcctttaatatttcttgaatctgGATTCTTCTATTTCCCCTACTGCTATCTTAGTGCAGGCCTCATCCTCTTATGCTTCGATTAAGAATAACAGCCAATATTcggtagaaataaaagcaatgggacctaatgaaacttacaggcttttgcacagcaaaggaaaccataaacaaaatgaaaagacaacctatggactgggagaaaatatttgcaaatgatgagaccgacaagggcttaatttccaaaatttacaaacagctcatgcaactcaaaaacaaaaaacaaacaacccaatcgaaaaatgggcagagacataaagagacatttctccaaagaagaaatacggatggccaacaggcatatgaaaagatgctcagtgtcgcaaattattagagaaatgcaaatcaaaactacaatgaggtatcaccccacatcggtcagaacggccatcattaaaaagtctacaaataaatgctggaaagggtgtggagaaacgggaagcctcctacactgttggtgggaatgtgaattcgtgcagtcactatggaaaacagtatgaagggtcctcaaaaaactaaaaatacagttgccatatgatccaacaatcccattcctgggcatatatctggacaaaactgtaatttaaaaggatacatgcacccctatgttcatagcagcactgttcacaatagccaagacatggaaacaacctaaatgtccattgacggatgaatggataaagaaaatgtggtacatatatacagtggaatactactcagccataaaaaagaatgaaattatgccatttgcagcaacatggatggacctagagattatcatctaGGTGATAATCTACTTcatctaagtgaagtaagtcagaaagagaaagacaaaataccatatgatatcacttatatgtgggatctaaaatatgacacaaatgaacttatctacgaaacagaaacagactcacagacatagagaacagacttgtggttggaagcaggaggggagcaggggagggttggattgagagtttgggattagcagatgcaagctagtATATATagcatggatacaaaaacaaggtcctactgtatagcacagggaactatattcaatatcctgtgataaaccataatggaaaaaaatatgaaaagagtgtatatatgggtaactgagtcactttgccgtatagcagaaattaacacaacattgtaaatctgctacacgtcaataaaataaatttaaaaaaaagaataacagccaatatttattgagggcttactctgcaccaggcactgttctttttttttttttttttttttttttttccgtacgctggcctctcactgctgtggcctctcccgttgcggagcacaggctccggacacgcaggctcagcggccatggctcacgggcccagccgctccacNNNNNNNNNNNNNNNNNNNNNNNNNNNNNNNNNNNNNNNNNNNNNNNNNNNNNNNNNNNNNNNNNNNNNNNNNNNNNNNNNNNNNNNNNNNNNNNNNNNNNNNNNNNNNNNNNNNNNNNNNNNNNNNNNNNNNNNNNNNNNNNNNNNNNNNNNNNNNNNNNNNNNNNNNNNNNNNNNNNNNNNNNNNNNNNNNNNNNNNNNNNNNNNNNNNNNNNNNNNNNNNNNNNNNNNNNNNNNNNNNNNNNNNNNNNNNNNNNNNNNNNNNNNNNNNNNNNNNNNNNNNNNNNNNNNNNNNNNNNNNNNNNNNNNNNNNNNNNNNNNNNNNNNNNNNNNNNNNNNNNtttttttttttttttttttttttttttccgtacgctggcctctcactgctgtggcctctcccgttgcggagcacaggctccggacgcacaggcccagcgaccatggctcacgggcccagccgctccgcggcacgcgggatcctcccggaccggggcacgaacctgtgtcccctgcatcggcaggcggactctcaaccactgcgccaccagggaagcccgaggcactgttctaagtaagCACTTTCCATGCCTTAATTTTTTCAGTCATCATAGCAACCTTATGATGTAGAGCTGctgtcatcctcattttacagttgaggaaattgagccCAGAGAGGATTATCGCAACAATCTTCTGACAGGTCTCCCAACCTTTGACCTCAGTCCTTCCTATCCATTCTTTCCCTGACAACCTGAGTGGCTTTTCTGAAGTACCTCTCACGTCAGCTTGCTGCCTTGCCTAAGGCACCCCCTGGCTTCCTCTTGCCCTCTGGGTAAAGAGAAAGCTCTGTTAACACAGATTTATAAAGCCCTCAggctctggcccctgcccacctgtCTGGCCTAATCTCCTGCTAAACGCCAACAGGCACCCTTTGTCCAGTTGTCCTGAATTACTTGTGTAATGAAGTGAAGAATCTCGTTCACTGGAAATGCCTTATGAGAATGTTTTGGAAGCAAAACAGTGCGGGGAAAGAACCACACATCCCAGGGAGCTCTTTCTGCTTTCCTCCCGGGAAGCGAGGGGGATTGGGCAAGGGTGACGCCTCCAGGTCCTCCAGCTTGCTCACAGGGGCCCAGAGTGGCCAGCAAACCCAGGGCTCTTCTGGCTGGAAAGGGAGCCTGCATGGCACATgcgtggggatgggggagggaaaagAGTAAAGGAGCATGTGAGGTGACGTGAAAGGAGTAGGCCAGTGGGTGTCTAGAGAGACTTCCTGTACTGTGTAGCATACGGTGTAAAGGGACAGGCCATCTGGGAGCGAGAGGGGGCCACGTAATTCTTGACAATGACGTGTGAGTGGAAGAAATGTTGCTGCTTCCACTTCATTTAAGTAAGAGGGAATCCCTGGCCT is a genomic window of Physeter macrocephalus isolate SW-GA chromosome 16, ASM283717v5, whole genome shotgun sequence containing:
- the SLC22A8 gene encoding organic anion transporter 3 isoform X1 — translated: MTFAELVDRVASKGPFQFLHTVLLGLPILSLANHNLLQTFTAATPAHHCRPPPNASAGPWALPTGLNEKPEPCLRFVYPRNASLPNDTQGATEPCLDGWTYDVSTRDSIVTEWDLVCNSNKLKEMAQSIFMAGILIGGLVLGDLSDRFGRKPILTCSYLLLAASGSGAAFSPTLPIYTVFRFLCGCGISGITLSTTILSVEWVSTRMRAIKSISLGYFYTSGQFILPGLAYAIPQWRWLQLTVSIPFFAFSLLSWWLPESIRWMILSGRSSKALKTFRQVAAFNGKKEEGEKLSLEEIKLNLQKEITLAKAKHSIADLFRTPILRRVTVCLSLAWFSTGFAYYSLAMGVEEFGVNLYVLQLIFGGVDVPAKFITMVSISYLGRHTTEAIALLLAGGCILSLIFVPSDLLTLRTVLAVFGKGCLSSSFSCLFLYTSELYPTVIRQTGMGINNLWTRVGSMTAPLVKITGELKPFIPNLIFGTIALLGGSAALFLPETLNQPLPETAEDLENWSLQAKEPKQEPEAENASQRIPLQPCELGLGPN
- the SLC22A8 gene encoding organic anion transporter 3 isoform X2, whose protein sequence is MAQSIFMAGILIGGLVLGDLSDRFGRKPILTCSYLLLAASGSGAAFSPTLPIYTVFRFLCGCGISGITLSTTILSVEWVSTRMRAIKSISLGYFYTSGQFILPGLAYAIPQWRWLQLTVSIPFFAFSLLSWWLPESIRWMILSGRSSKALKTFRQVAAFNGKKEEGEKLSLEEIKLNLQKEITLAKAKHSIADLFRTPILRRVTVCLSLAWFSTGFAYYSLAMGVEEFGVNLYVLQLIFGGVDVPAKFITMVSISYLGRHTTEAIALLLAGGCILSLIFVPSDLLTLRTVLAVFGKGCLSSSFSCLFLYTSELYPTVIRQTGMGINNLWTRVGSMTAPLVKITGELKPFIPNLIFGTIALLGGSAALFLPETLNQPLPETAEDLENWSLQAKEPKQEPEAENASQRIPLQPCELGLGPN